From the genome of Pseudomonas yamanorum, one region includes:
- a CDS encoding M24 family metallopeptidase, producing the protein MSLSGPNRNPADCEPTYDEIQQIQLDRLQRVRNELKKRDYAACVLFDPTHMRYATGSRNMQVYSARNPARYAFIPAEGPVVVFEFGGCLHLAETLNTVDEVRPAKAISYYFCESFLGNVTADWAAEIDELVRQCGGGKRIAIESATSAAAFELQKLGYHIFDAQEPLERARCIKVPNELKMIRASLRATEAGVRLMESKLTPGISENELWSHLHQHVIATDGDYVETRLLSSGPRTNPWFQECSTRPIEAGDLVALDTDVVGRFGYYADFSRTFLCGEQAATAKQQELYKLAYEQVQTNMEMLKAGRSFKEYAELAWKIPEHYKNNRYFALVHGVGMTGEYPYVVHREDIDALGYDGVFEAGMTICVESYIGHDDGGEGVKLEEQIYIHEHGIELLSDYPFDLRLLR; encoded by the coding sequence ATGAGTCTGTCCGGCCCCAACCGCAACCCCGCCGATTGCGAACCTACCTATGACGAGATCCAGCAGATCCAGCTGGACCGCTTGCAACGGGTACGCAACGAACTGAAAAAACGCGACTACGCCGCCTGCGTGCTGTTCGACCCCACCCACATGCGCTACGCCACCGGCTCGCGCAACATGCAGGTGTACTCGGCGCGCAACCCGGCTCGCTATGCGTTTATCCCGGCCGAAGGCCCGGTGGTGGTGTTCGAATTCGGCGGTTGCCTGCACCTGGCCGAAACCCTCAACACCGTCGATGAAGTGCGCCCGGCCAAGGCCATCTCCTATTACTTCTGCGAAAGTTTCCTGGGCAATGTCACCGCCGACTGGGCCGCCGAAATCGACGAACTGGTGCGTCAATGCGGCGGCGGCAAACGCATCGCCATTGAGAGCGCCACCTCGGCCGCGGCCTTCGAACTGCAAAAGCTCGGCTATCACATATTCGATGCCCAGGAACCGCTGGAACGTGCGCGCTGCATCAAGGTGCCGAACGAACTCAAGATGATCCGCGCCAGCCTGCGTGCCACCGAAGCCGGGGTGCGGCTGATGGAAAGCAAGCTCACCCCCGGCATCAGCGAGAACGAACTGTGGTCGCACCTGCACCAGCACGTGATCGCCACCGACGGTGATTATGTCGAGACCCGCCTACTGTCTTCAGGGCCCCGTACCAACCCTTGGTTCCAGGAATGCAGCACACGGCCCATCGAGGCCGGCGACCTGGTGGCGCTGGACACTGACGTGGTCGGGCGTTTCGGCTATTACGCCGACTTTTCACGGACCTTCCTCTGCGGGGAACAGGCCGCCACCGCCAAGCAGCAGGAGCTGTACAAGCTGGCCTACGAACAGGTGCAGACCAATATGGAAATGCTCAAGGCCGGGCGCAGTTTCAAGGAGTACGCGGAACTGGCCTGGAAGATTCCCGAGCATTACAAAAACAACCGTTACTTCGCCCTGGTGCACGGGGTGGGCATGACCGGTGAATACCCCTACGTGGTGCACCGCGAAGACATTGATGCCCTGGGCTACGACGGTGTGTTCGAAGCCGGCATGACCATCTGCGTGGAAAGCTACATCGGCCACGATGACGGCGGCGAAGGGGTCAAGCTGGAAGAGCAGATCTACATCCACGAACACGGCATCGAGTTGCTCTCCGATTACCCGTTCGACCTGCGCTTGTTGCGCTAA
- a CDS encoding HalD/BesD family halogenase, with protein sequence MSLQLADAEVGDISDIINTELYPIHDSGHVQLQALIEHARAELAEDGCCLLKNFLRPAALEQARLEGLALSGKTFYSVRKVNAYFTEDDASLPQDDPRRTFMERTSGFVTRDMIAPDAIIHRLYVSPMMKRFIGACLDEPEIYEYADPFAGLVINVMPDGTEQPWHFDTNEFIVSMMTQKPEAGGLFEYAPMIRSRSQENLGAVGKVVRGEDRSRVKELELNPGDLQIFKGRFSVHRVTRVEGATERNTAIFAYSEKPGIIGRAQRTKQLYGRLSEAHLQAERNLVRSDQLLD encoded by the coding sequence ATGAGCCTTCAACTTGCTGACGCTGAAGTGGGCGATATCAGCGACATTATTAATACCGAGCTGTATCCCATACATGATTCGGGCCATGTTCAATTACAGGCCCTGATCGAACACGCCCGGGCCGAACTGGCCGAAGACGGTTGCTGCCTGCTGAAGAACTTCCTGCGCCCCGCCGCGCTGGAACAGGCACGCCTGGAAGGCCTGGCGCTGTCGGGCAAGACGTTCTATTCGGTGCGCAAGGTCAATGCCTACTTCACCGAAGATGACGCTTCCCTGCCCCAGGATGACCCGCGCCGTACGTTCATGGAGCGCACCAGCGGTTTTGTGACCCGCGACATGATTGCCCCGGACGCGATCATCCACCGGCTGTACGTATCGCCGATGATGAAACGCTTTATCGGCGCCTGCCTCGATGAGCCGGAAATCTACGAATACGCCGACCCGTTCGCGGGGCTGGTGATCAACGTGATGCCCGACGGCACCGAGCAGCCCTGGCACTTCGATACCAATGAATTCATCGTCAGCATGATGACCCAGAAGCCCGAGGCCGGCGGCCTGTTCGAGTACGCGCCGATGATTCGCTCACGTTCCCAGGAGAACCTCGGCGCAGTGGGCAAGGTGGTACGCGGCGAAGACCGTTCGCGGGTAAAGGAACTGGAACTCAACCCCGGCGACTTGCAGATCTTCAAGGGGCGTTTTTCGGTGCACCGCGTCACCCGTGTCGAAGGCGCCACCGAGCGCAACACGGCGATCTTCGCCTACTCCGAAAAGCCCGGAATCATCGGCCGCGCCCAGCGCACCAAGCAGCTTTACGGACGCCTGTCCGAAGCCCATCTGCAAGCCGAACGCAACCTGGTCCGCAGCGACCAGTTGCTCGACTGA
- a CDS encoding LysR family transcriptional regulator yields MSGELDGTLLKVFVAIIECQGFSAAAERLHKTQSTVSQSLQRLEDIVGTPLIRRTSRSVGLTPGGETFLIYARQILKLHSEAVSAAQLPNEQVCIHLGMPEDYAEYCLGGMLKDFQAQFAQVRPDVCCEMSTALVGRLQRGELDLVLGVEHAGLQAGEYLCDEPLVWVAAPSWSCVGRQSVPLAVYAEGCAFRANAVQALAQSGRSWQVVYTSQSPRGIAIAIEQGLSVGVMARRLVPPDWQILDERQGFPPIAPARLMFWRSAGCQVPEVDALVEILRRQLGHSGHLGSQRLGSLSMGHALQQ; encoded by the coding sequence ATGTCGGGCGAACTGGATGGCACCCTGCTTAAAGTGTTTGTGGCAATTATCGAGTGCCAGGGTTTCTCGGCCGCCGCCGAGCGCCTGCACAAGACTCAATCCACCGTCAGCCAGAGCCTGCAGCGCCTGGAAGACATCGTCGGCACGCCGCTGATCCGCCGCACCAGCCGCTCGGTGGGCCTGACCCCTGGTGGCGAAACCTTTTTGATCTACGCCCGGCAGATCCTCAAGCTGCACAGCGAAGCCGTCAGCGCCGCGCAATTGCCCAATGAACAGGTGTGCATCCACCTCGGCATGCCCGAGGACTACGCCGAGTATTGCCTGGGCGGGATGCTCAAGGACTTCCAGGCGCAGTTCGCCCAGGTACGGCCCGACGTGTGCTGCGAGATGTCCACGGCCTTGGTGGGGCGCCTGCAACGGGGCGAGCTGGACCTGGTGTTGGGGGTGGAACACGCCGGTTTGCAGGCTGGGGAATACCTGTGCGACGAGCCGCTGGTGTGGGTGGCGGCGCCCAGCTGGAGCTGCGTGGGGCGCCAGTCGGTGCCGCTGGCGGTGTATGCCGAGGGCTGTGCGTTTCGTGCGAATGCGGTGCAGGCGCTGGCTCAGTCCGGGCGCTCGTGGCAGGTGGTCTACACCAGCCAGAGTCCGCGGGGCATTGCGATTGCGATCGAGCAGGGGCTGTCGGTCGGTGTGATGGCGCGCCGCCTGGTGCCACCCGACTGGCAGATTCTGGACGAGCGCCAGGGTTTCCCGCCGATTGCGCCGGCACGCCTGATGTTCTGGCGCTCAGCCGGTTGCCAGGTGCCGGAAGTGGATGCGCTGGTGGAGATTCTGCGCCGGCAATTGGGCCACTCAGGGCATCTGGGCAGCCAGCGCCTCGGCAGTTTGTCGATGGGCCATGCGCTTCAGCAATAA
- a CDS encoding MFS transporter, whose amino-acid sequence MSSASVSSRRNMGLLALVFTACNATTHGFSVFLYSALLPQIRLGFELSYSQAALIAALLQLFYMGASIASGLAAAWISPRNMVRLTIVLSPALLALAVATPWVLPFALCLALVSACAVSNWNAISALAQEVIPATHRSRVLGLASSGSAFALCLNGLLIALLQGLSLRQFWLICAGLTLVVTLLTLWTLAPLKEPAPREVKAPALSQVLHQWLKLCVAQPVAMQIVLLSAFIGAISGPFLNFLSAFVSEQLQASASVTGSMWTLIGIGGVIGGLLLGTLADRWGALRVMALSIGAFGLGMLGLLGHPSLLLSWLAAGLFALFYFPCWGLMAAYVGARLSPVQSLQVVSLSMVSYGLASATGNALCGWLLQVTGEFAVVHGWIVAWVLASLLLLKRMAHRQTAEALAAQMP is encoded by the coding sequence ATGTCCAGCGCATCCGTTTCATCCCGGCGAAATATGGGTTTACTGGCCCTTGTCTTTACCGCCTGCAACGCCACCACCCACGGTTTCAGTGTGTTTCTGTATTCGGCGCTGTTGCCGCAGATTCGCCTGGGGTTTGAGCTCAGCTATAGCCAGGCCGCGTTGATCGCCGCGCTGTTGCAGCTGTTCTATATGGGTGCCTCGATTGCCAGCGGCCTCGCGGCGGCGTGGATCAGCCCGCGCAATATGGTGCGCCTGACCATCGTCCTCAGCCCCGCCCTGCTGGCCCTGGCCGTGGCCACGCCGTGGGTATTGCCGTTTGCGCTGTGCCTGGCGCTGGTGTCGGCCTGTGCGGTGTCGAACTGGAACGCGATTTCAGCCCTGGCCCAAGAGGTGATCCCGGCCACTCACCGCAGCCGGGTACTGGGGCTGGCGTCGTCGGGGTCGGCGTTTGCTCTGTGTTTGAACGGCCTATTGATCGCGCTGTTGCAAGGGTTGTCCCTGCGGCAGTTCTGGCTGATCTGCGCCGGTTTGACGCTGGTTGTCACGCTGCTGACCTTATGGACATTGGCCCCGCTCAAGGAACCGGCGCCACGGGAAGTCAAGGCGCCTGCGCTGAGTCAGGTGCTGCACCAGTGGCTGAAGCTGTGTGTGGCGCAACCGGTGGCGATGCAGATCGTCTTGCTCAGCGCGTTTATCGGCGCCATCAGCGGGCCGTTCCTGAACTTCCTTTCGGCGTTTGTCAGCGAGCAGTTGCAGGCCAGCGCCTCGGTCACCGGGTCGATGTGGACGTTGATCGGCATAGGCGGCGTCATCGGTGGCTTGCTGCTGGGTACGCTGGCAGACCGTTGGGGTGCGTTGCGGGTGATGGCCCTGAGTATCGGCGCGTTTGGCCTCGGCATGCTCGGCTTGCTCGGGCATCCCAGCCTGTTGCTGAGCTGGCTGGCGGCCGGGCTGTTCGCGCTGTTTTATTTCCCGTGCTGGGGCCTGATGGCCGCTTACGTCGGCGCCCGCCTCAGCCCGGTGCAGAGCCTGCAGGTGGTGAGCCTGAGCATGGTCAGCTACGGCCTGGCGAGCGCTACCGGCAATGCGCTGTGCGGCTGGCTGCTGCAAGTCACCGGCGAGTTTGCGGTGGTGCACGGCTGGATCGTGGCCTGGGTGCTGGCCAGCCTGTTATTGCTGAAGCGCATGGCCCATCGACAAACTGCCGAGGCGCTGGCTGCCCAGATGCCCTGA
- a CDS encoding LysR substrate-binding domain-containing protein: MKRKMPGLNALKAFEVAGSTGSFTRAAELLNVTQSAVSRQVRQLEEQLGEALLERRHHHLELTSAGRVLLRALHQSFDKIELTVRSIQQKSHANRLHINAPPTFTNRWLMPRLGRLREQHPELELSITTRLQDSLAETSTLDCAIRFGDGEWDGLDSSLLIQERHIAVCAPSLYAREWSDGIDLNRMTLLHVLAREDQRYLTWKHWLDAARISGVDIEGGYEFDLLDLAIRAAIDGLGITIADWHMVASELASGQLTQVLNVHVEGHQSYWLVTRPEQTDTPQLQVFAQWLQEEIWLAQRQLEPSLAAG, encoded by the coding sequence ATGAAACGCAAAATGCCCGGTCTCAACGCCCTTAAAGCTTTCGAAGTCGCCGGCAGCACCGGCAGTTTTACCCGGGCTGCCGAGCTGTTGAACGTGACGCAGAGTGCGGTCAGTCGCCAGGTGCGCCAGCTTGAAGAACAGTTGGGCGAGGCCCTGCTGGAGCGTCGCCACCACCACCTGGAATTGACCAGTGCCGGGCGCGTGTTGCTACGGGCCTTGCACCAATCGTTCGACAAGATCGAGCTGACGGTGCGCAGTATCCAGCAGAAGTCCCATGCCAATCGCTTGCACATCAACGCGCCGCCGACGTTTACCAATCGTTGGTTGATGCCGCGGTTGGGGCGTTTGCGTGAGCAGCATCCGGAGCTGGAGCTGAGCATTACCACGCGGTTGCAGGACAGCCTGGCGGAGACCAGCACCCTCGATTGCGCGATTCGGTTTGGCGATGGGGAGTGGGATGGGTTGGACAGCTCGTTGTTGATTCAGGAGCGGCATATCGCGGTGTGTGCGCCGTCGTTGTATGCCCGGGAGTGGAGTGACGGGATTGATCTGAATCGCATGACGTTGCTGCATGTGCTGGCGCGGGAGGACCAGCGGTATTTGACCTGGAAGCATTGGCTGGATGCGGCGCGGATCAGTGGGGTGGATATTGAGGGTGGGTATGAGTTTGACCTGCTGGATTTGGCGATTCGGGCGGCGATCGATGGGTTGGGGATTACCATTGCGGATTGGCATATGGTGGCTTCGGAGTTGGCCAGTGGGCAGTTGACGCAGGTGTTGAATGTGCATGTGGAGGGGCATCAGTCGTATTGGTTGGTGACCCGGCCGGAGCAGACGGATACGCCGCAGTTGCAGGTGTTTGCGCAGTGGTTGCAGGAGGAGATTTGGTTGGCTCAGCGGCAGTTGGAGCCTTCTTTGGCGGCTGGGTGA
- a CDS encoding GFA family protein yields MQLEGSCHCGAVTFSLESAHPYPYQRCYCSICRKTQGGGGYAINLGGDAKSLRVRGRKLISIYHARMKGPGDSRAHASTAERHFCSQCGSGLWLFSPEWPELIHPFASAIDTPLPVPPEHTHLMLGSKAPWVEVSVRPGDLEFDEYPEESIAQWHGRLGLG; encoded by the coding sequence ATGCAGCTTGAAGGTTCCTGCCATTGCGGCGCGGTTACGTTCAGTCTTGAGAGTGCTCATCCCTACCCCTATCAGCGGTGTTATTGCTCGATTTGTCGCAAGACCCAAGGGGGTGGTGGGTATGCGATCAATCTTGGGGGGGATGCCAAGAGCCTGAGGGTGCGGGGGCGTAAGTTGATTTCGATTTATCACGCGCGGATGAAGGGGCCGGGGGATAGTCGGGCGCATGCGAGTACGGCTGAGCGGCATTTTTGCTCGCAGTGTGGGTCGGGCTTGTGGTTGTTCAGTCCGGAGTGGCCGGAGTTGATTCATCCGTTTGCTTCGGCGATTGATACGCCGCTGCCGGTGCCGCCGGAGCATACGCATTTGATGTTGGGGTCGAAGGCGCCTTGGGTTGAGGTGAGTGTTCGGCCGGGGGATCTGGAGTTTGATGAGTATCCAGAGGAGTCGATTGCCCAGTGGCATGGGCGGTTGGGGCTGGGTTGA
- a CDS encoding LysR family transcriptional regulator: MHFDLADLRLFIHIAESPSLTQGAKRAFLSPAAASARIKALEGQLDTRLLYRDSRGVEITPAGERLLHHARLIMRQVDYLKSEFTQYGIDSAGHIRIFANTTAVTEFLPEVLAGFLSQRPGVTVDLQERLSRDIVRGVLDGTSDMGIIAGPVEASGLQVLHFSTDHLVLTVPVGHPLAGLPSVTLEQTLAYQHIGLHDGSTLLSFLREHVERLGKHLSLRIQMSSFEAICRMVEAGVGIGIIPESAAVRHSRTMQLVTVKLDEVWAVRERSILVRELEALPGTIRALIATLMPEMEPPRLPGA; this comes from the coding sequence ATGCACTTCGATCTGGCTGACTTACGCCTGTTTATCCATATCGCCGAATCCCCCAGCCTGACCCAGGGCGCCAAGCGCGCGTTCCTCTCGCCGGCCGCCGCCAGTGCGCGGATCAAGGCCCTGGAAGGCCAGCTCGACACACGCCTGCTGTACCGCGACAGCCGTGGCGTGGAGATCACCCCGGCGGGCGAACGCCTGTTGCACCATGCGCGGTTGATCATGCGTCAGGTGGATTACCTGAAAAGCGAGTTCACCCAATACGGCATCGATTCGGCCGGGCATATCCGCATTTTTGCCAACACCACCGCCGTGACCGAGTTTCTTCCCGAAGTGCTGGCCGGATTCCTGTCACAGCGTCCCGGCGTGACCGTGGACCTTCAGGAGCGGCTGTCACGGGACATCGTGCGGGGTGTACTCGACGGTACCAGCGACATGGGTATCATTGCCGGCCCAGTGGAAGCGTCGGGGTTGCAGGTGCTGCATTTCAGCACCGACCATCTGGTGCTGACGGTGCCCGTGGGGCATCCGCTGGCGGGCCTGCCTTCGGTGACGCTGGAGCAAACCCTGGCCTACCAACATATCGGGTTGCATGACGGCAGCACGTTGCTGAGTTTCCTGCGTGAGCATGTGGAGCGGTTGGGCAAGCATCTGTCGTTGCGGATCCAGATGTCGAGTTTCGAGGCTATCTGCCGGATGGTTGAGGCTGGCGTCGGGATCGGCATCATTCCAGAGTCGGCGGCGGTGCGGCACAGCCGGACCATGCAGTTGGTGACGGTCAAGCTGGATGAGGTTTGGGCTGTACGCGAGCGCAGTATTCTGGTGCGGGAGCTGGAGGCGTTGCCCGGCACCATTCGTGCGTTGATCGCGACGTTGATGCCCGAGATGGAACCGCCTCGGTTGCCGGGCGCCTAA
- a CDS encoding FAS1-like dehydratase domain-containing protein yields MSATDWIGRSETAHDHLSHNLLKRIAATFGEAVPADGEAVPPLWQWCFFQDPLPESALGGDGHPARGGFLPPADNRNRMWAGGRIEFFHGLRAGEAATRVSTITQVEEKTGRTGSLLFVTVRHDYSQDGRLAIREEQDIVYREPTPPKQGSGDVLPEGDWREAVDPTPTLLFRYSAVTFNGHRIHYDYPYVTGTEGYSGLVVHGPLIATLSLRAFCRANPGATLRRFSYRGVRPLIAPQPFEVGGRITAPGVAELWAGNADGLAQRAELHFE; encoded by the coding sequence ATGAGCGCCACAGACTGGATCGGCCGTAGCGAAACAGCCCACGACCACTTGAGCCACAACCTGCTCAAACGCATCGCCGCGACCTTCGGCGAAGCGGTACCGGCAGATGGCGAGGCGGTTCCGCCCTTGTGGCAATGGTGCTTTTTCCAGGACCCGCTGCCCGAATCCGCCCTGGGCGGTGACGGCCACCCGGCCCGTGGCGGGTTCCTGCCGCCGGCGGATAACCGCAACCGCATGTGGGCCGGTGGACGCATCGAGTTCTTCCATGGGTTGCGTGCCGGTGAGGCAGCCACCCGTGTCTCGACCATCACCCAAGTGGAAGAAAAAACCGGCCGCACCGGCTCGCTGCTGTTCGTCACCGTGCGCCATGACTACTCCCAGGACGGCCGCCTGGCCATCCGCGAGGAACAGGACATCGTCTATCGCGAACCCACGCCGCCCAAGCAGGGCAGCGGTGACGTATTACCCGAAGGTGACTGGCGCGAAGCGGTCGACCCGACGCCAACCCTGCTGTTCCGCTACAGCGCCGTGACCTTCAACGGCCACCGCATCCACTACGACTATCCCTATGTCACCGGCACCGAAGGTTATTCGGGGCTGGTGGTGCACGGTCCGCTGATCGCCACCTTGAGCCTGCGCGCGTTTTGTCGGGCGAACCCTGGGGCCACGTTGCGCCGTTTTTCCTATCGCGGCGTGCGGCCGTTGATTGCCCCGCAACCCTTTGAAGTCGGCGGGCGCATCACGGCGCCGGGCGTGGCCGAACTGTGGGCGGGCAACGCTGACGGCCTGGCCCAGCGCGCCGAACTGCATTTCGAATAA
- a CDS encoding acyl-CoA dehydrogenase family protein produces MNPNDNEELNAIREGVRALCAEFDAAYWRKVDEEKGFPEAFVKALTDAGWLSAMIPEAYGGSGLGLAEASVILEEVNRCGGNSGTVHGQMYNMFTLLRHGSEAQKSFYLPKLASGELRLQSMAVTEPTTGTDTTKIKTTAVKRGDKYVINGQKVWISRVQHSDLMILLARTTPLAEVKKKSEGMSIFLVDLREAIGNGLTVQPIANMVNHETNELFFDNLELPLDSLIGEEGKGFRYILDGLNAERTLIAAECIGDGRWFIEKASAYARDRVVFGRPIGQNQGVQFPIAEAHIEIEAADLMRWRACEEYDSGANAGASANMAKYLAAKASWEAANACLQTHGGFGFACEYDVERKFRETRLYQVAPISTNLILSYVAEHLLELPRSF; encoded by the coding sequence ATGAACCCGAATGACAACGAAGAACTGAATGCCATCCGCGAAGGCGTGCGCGCACTGTGCGCCGAATTCGACGCCGCCTACTGGCGCAAGGTCGATGAGGAAAAAGGTTTCCCGGAAGCCTTCGTCAAGGCCCTGACCGACGCCGGCTGGCTGTCGGCAATGATCCCCGAAGCCTACGGCGGCTCCGGCCTTGGGCTGGCGGAAGCCTCGGTGATTCTTGAGGAAGTGAACCGCTGTGGCGGCAACTCCGGCACCGTCCATGGCCAGATGTACAACATGTTCACCTTGCTGCGCCACGGCAGCGAAGCGCAGAAAAGCTTCTACCTGCCCAAGCTCGCCAGCGGCGAACTGCGTCTGCAGTCGATGGCGGTGACCGAGCCCACCACCGGCACTGACACCACCAAAATCAAGACCACCGCCGTCAAGCGTGGCGACAAGTACGTGATCAACGGCCAGAAAGTCTGGATCTCGCGGGTGCAGCATTCCGACCTGATGATCCTGCTGGCCCGCACCACGCCGCTGGCGGAGGTGAAGAAAAAATCCGAAGGCATGTCGATCTTCCTGGTGGACCTGCGGGAAGCCATCGGCAACGGTCTGACCGTGCAGCCGATTGCCAACATGGTCAATCACGAAACCAACGAGTTGTTCTTCGACAACCTGGAGTTGCCGTTGGACAGCCTGATTGGCGAGGAGGGCAAGGGCTTCCGCTACATCCTCGACGGCCTCAACGCCGAACGCACCCTGATTGCTGCCGAGTGCATCGGTGACGGCCGCTGGTTCATCGAGAAAGCCAGCGCCTATGCCCGTGACCGCGTGGTGTTTGGCCGGCCCATCGGGCAGAACCAGGGCGTGCAGTTCCCGATTGCCGAAGCGCATATCGAGATCGAAGCGGCCGACTTGATGCGCTGGCGTGCCTGTGAGGAATACGACAGCGGCGCCAACGCCGGGGCCAGCGCGAACATGGCCAAGTACCTGGCGGCCAAGGCGTCCTGGGAAGCCGCCAACGCCTGCCTGCAAACCCACGGCGGCTTCGGGTTTGCCTGTGAATACGACGTGGAGCGCAAGTTCCGCGAGACCCGCCTGTATCAGGTCGCGCCGATTTCTACCAACCTGATCCTGTCCTACGTGGCCGAGCATTTGCTCGAACTGCCACGCAGCTTCTGA
- a CDS encoding MmgE/PrpD family protein, whose product MSHTQALCRFLAELNYEQLPDDVLARTEDLFLDWLASALASQGAHPIPLFERYARRMGPANGPAQIIVNGGSSSAYFAALVNGASSHLVEQDDLHNSSVLHPATVVFPAAFAAAQDLGKSGRELLLASVAGYEAGIRIGEFMGRSHYRIFHTTATVGTLAAAVAVGKLLDFNQEQFINLLGSAGTQAAGLWEFLRDAADSKQLHTAKAAADGLLAAYLTADGLTGARNILEGDQGMAAGMSTDADPGKLSDRLGSRWALLETSFKFHASCRHTHPAADALLDLMQREGISHEHITRVETRVHQGAIDVLGRVTLPQTVHQAKFSMGTVLGLIAVHGKAGLTEFHELALSDGDVAAFRDKVSMTLDAEVDGAYPQRWLGRVIVTTVDGRTLHGAIDEPKGDPGNTLNRAELADKFQRLTQFSGARTPAQTTGLIEKVWDLRNATSLAHWL is encoded by the coding sequence ATGAGCCATACCCAAGCGCTGTGCCGGTTCCTCGCCGAGTTGAATTACGAGCAGTTGCCGGACGACGTACTCGCCCGCACCGAAGACCTGTTCCTCGATTGGCTCGCTTCGGCGCTGGCCAGCCAAGGCGCGCATCCGATTCCGCTGTTTGAGCGGTATGCCCGCAGGATGGGCCCGGCCAATGGCCCGGCGCAGATCATCGTTAACGGGGGCAGCAGCAGTGCCTATTTCGCCGCACTGGTGAACGGTGCGTCGTCGCACCTGGTGGAGCAGGACGACCTGCACAACAGCTCCGTCTTGCACCCGGCCACCGTGGTCTTTCCTGCTGCATTTGCCGCAGCGCAAGACCTCGGCAAGTCCGGTCGCGAACTGCTGTTGGCTTCGGTGGCCGGTTACGAAGCCGGGATTCGCATCGGTGAATTCATGGGCCGTTCCCACTACCGGATCTTCCACACCACGGCCACCGTCGGCACCCTCGCGGCGGCTGTCGCGGTGGGTAAATTGCTCGACTTCAATCAAGAGCAGTTTATCAACCTGCTGGGCAGTGCCGGCACCCAGGCGGCCGGTCTTTGGGAGTTCCTGCGGGATGCCGCCGACTCCAAGCAACTGCACACCGCCAAGGCGGCCGCCGATGGTTTGTTGGCCGCGTATTTGACGGCGGACGGGCTGACCGGTGCGCGCAATATTCTGGAAGGTGATCAGGGGATGGCGGCGGGCATGTCCACCGACGCAGACCCCGGCAAACTGTCGGATCGCCTCGGCAGTCGCTGGGCGTTGCTGGAAACCTCGTTCAAGTTTCACGCCTCGTGCCGCCACACCCATCCAGCCGCCGATGCGTTGCTGGACCTGATGCAGCGCGAGGGCATCAGCCATGAGCACATCACCCGCGTGGAAACCCGCGTTCACCAAGGCGCCATCGACGTATTGGGCCGGGTGACGCTGCCGCAGACCGTGCACCAGGCCAAGTTTTCCATGGGCACCGTGCTGGGGTTGATTGCCGTGCATGGCAAGGCCGGGCTGACCGAGTTTCACGAGCTGGCGCTGAGCGACGGGGACGTGGCGGCGTTTCGCGACAAGGTCTCCATGACCCTCGACGCCGAAGTCGACGGTGCCTATCCGCAGCGCTGGCTGGGCCGGGTCATCGTGACCACCGTCGATGGCCGCACCTTGCACGGCGCCATCGACGAACCCAAGGGCGATCCCGGCAACACCCTGAACCGTGCCGAGTTGGCCGACAAATTCCAGCGCCTGACCCAATTCAGCGGCGCCCGCACGCCCGCGCAAACCACCGGGCTGATCGAAAAAGTCTGGGATCTGCGCAACGCCACGTCCCTGGCTCACTGGCTTTAA